AATCACGCTGCGTGGGCACGACAGAAGAAATCACGCCGACAAACGCACTTCCTGCACGCCGTGTCGAAAGATATTGTCGAGCAGTGTGCCGAACGAGGTGTTGGCACGATAGCGGTCGGCTACCCGAATACCATTCGTGACGAGACAGACTGGGGTCGGCATGGCAACAAACGCCTCCACAACTGGGCGTTTGAAACACTCATTCAGCATATCGAGTACAAGGCTGAAGAACGTGGGATTGACGTCGAGCGGGTCGACGAGTATTCGCTGGCGACATCGATCACCTGCTGTGAGTGCGGGATGCAAGCCGACTCGAACCGTATCGAACGTGGCCTGTACGTCTGCGAACACTGTGAGTTGGTCGCGAACAGCGACCTGAACGCGGCTGAGAACATGCGTGCGACGGTAACTCCGAATCCTGCACAGGATAGGAGTAACGGCTGTCTGGCCCAGCCTTCGGTCCGCCTGTTCGACAAGCAAACGGGGCGAGTAGCCCCACAAGGACAGGTCCGGCCGTAAACCAGTAAATATCCCAACGCTGTGGTGCGGTTTGGGACGCCCCGTCATTTACGACGGGGAGGTGGTCACCTTGCGTGTTCAGGCCGGCTCGGCGGCTGCCGACAGTTCTTGCGGCGGTCACAGCGAGACGTCCATCTCGACGGGCGACATGTCCAGGAACGCCGTCTCGTAGCCCTCGTGGCGGGAGACGCCCGGCGGCGAGTCGGCGGTGATCGTCAGCCGGTCGCCGTCCTCGACGCCGTCGACGGCGGCCCCGTAGTGGTACTTCAGGTCCGGATCGAGTGTCGACGTGAGGTTGCCCTCGAAGGCAGTACCGCCGTCGTGCTCCAGCGTCGCCGACAGCGCCATCATGGGAATCGGGAAGCGGTTGTACGGCGTCCGCGGCGAGACGGCGAGGTACGGGCCGTCGCCGTCGATCCCTTCGGGGCGCTCGTCGAGCAGCGTCGCGACGAACTTCGCGTCGCCGCTCGTGCCCTCGCCCAGGACGGTCCCGGGCAGCTCCGCTGCGGGCGGCAGCTGCGGCGTCGGCACCCGATCCATCGACATCGGCTCGACGGCGTCGCGCTCGCCCTGGCGATCCGGGAGGCGCTCGAAGGAGACCTGTCCCTCCAGGGTGTCCTGACGGAACTCGAAGCGGAACATGGGGGACAGCTGCTCCTGGAACGCGCCGGCGAACTCGCCCGTCGTTCGCACGCTGACCGGCCCGAAGTTGACGGTGGTCTCGTAGACGCCGTCGCCGGAGAGGGGCACGTTGTCCCCGTAGTGAAAGCCCATGTTCTGCGAGAGCATCGGCCACATGCGACGGTCGGCGACCACGTCGCCGCTGTCGTTGTCCGCGACGACCATCCGGGCGTTGGAACTGGGGATCGTCGTCTCCGTCTCCGCGTCCCAGACGCTGGCCATCAGGTGCAGCGAGTCGTCGGACTGGATCTCGACCTTGTTCGTCCGGTCGCCGTCCATCGTCCAGAAGCGGTGGGGGAAGCTGTAGAACAGCGCCAGGCTGTACCGCCCGCTCGACTCGACGCCGACCATCTCCATCCCCTCGACGTGGGTGGGAACGTACACCGCGCCGGGGCGGTCCTCGACCAGCGGCGGCGCCCGCGTCGACTGCCGCTGGAGGAGGTCCGTGCACCCAGCGAGCGTCCCGAGCGTCCCCGCGGCTGTACCGGCGAGAAACTGCCGTCTCTTCATCGGCCGAGGGTCGGTGCCTCACCGGAAAAGGGGTTCTGGTGCGATTCTCGAACGAGGTACGGTCGGATGTCGGACGGCGGCCGATCTATAGTAGACCGAACCCCTCCCGCCAGTCAGCCGTCGATTCGTCGACCAGCCGATCGAGGAGTTCGGCAAAGCTCTCGTCGTCCCGTTTGCGGGCCTTGAGCTTCTCGTACACCTCTTCGGTGATGCCGATCGTCTTCGTTCCCATCTACTTTGTGTTTATGGACACAAGCACAAGAAATGTCGAGTGCAGGTCTCAGGAGACCCTTATCGAGGGCGCGACGCCTATGAAATCTCACGCGGGCAGTTCGACCGTGAACGTCGACCCCTCGCCGGGCTCGGAGTCGACCAGAATCTCGCCGCCATGTCCGTCGACGATGCGCTCGCACAGCGCCAGCCCGATCCCCGACCCGTCCGGGTTCTCGGTCCCGTCCAGCCGCTCGAAGACGCCGAAGACGCGCTCGGCGTCGTCGGGGCCGATGCCGACGCCTTCGTCGCTGACCGAGATCGACCATCGGTCCGCGTCGCGGTCCACTGACACGTGGATCCGCGGCGGGGCGTCGCCGCTGTACTCGACGGCGTTGGCCAGGAGGTTCTGGAACACCTGCCGGAGCTGGCGCTCGTCGCCCTCGACGGCCGGCAGCGGCTCCCGCGTGATCTCGGCGTCGCTCTCCTCGATCCGCATCTGGAGGTCCGTGAGCACGTCGTCGAGGACGCCGTCGAGGTCCACTCGGTCGGACTGATCGCTCTCCGCGTCGACGCGCGCGTACTCCAGCAGGCCGCCCATCGTCTCGTCCATCCGCTCGGCGCCGTCGAGGGCGAATGCGAGGAACTCCCGGCCGTCCTCGTCCAAGTCGTCGGCGTACCGCCCCTCGACGAGTTCGAGGTACTTCCGCACCATCCGAAGGGGCTCCTGGAGGTCGTGGGAGGCCGCGTAGGCGAACTGCTCTAGCTGTTCGTTCGACGCCTCTAGCTCCGTCACCGCCTCCTCGAGCTTCCGCTCGGTCCGCTTGAGCTCGTCGTTCTGCTCCTCGAGGCGTCTCGCCTGGTCGAGCGCCCGGGCCTCGTGGACGCCGATGCCGAGACCGGAGAGCGAGCCGATGGCCAGGAACACCGCCTGCGTCCCGAACGCGAACTGGACAGTGACTCCCGGATGGAGGACCCGCAGCGCGAGGACGACCGCCATCACGGTGACGCCGCCGGCGACCCACAGCACGATCCGCGGGTAGTACGCTGGTCGGACCTCGGTGGTCGGGAGCCGGAGGCCGATGTACAGCATCACGGCCCCCAGCGTCCCGACCAGCAGCAGGTCGAGCACCGCCTCGAGCAGGATCCCGCTGTCGGCCAGCGTGACCGCCGACCTGGCGACCGCCGTGATCAGGACCAGCACCCCGAGCGCGGGAACGACCTGGCGCCAGTGGCTCGCAAGCTGCGTATCGCCGCCGGGGGGACCGTCGGTTCCGAGAAGACGACTGCTCATACCCGACCCTATCGCCGGTCCCCCGGTTCAGGTCGGCTTTTGGCTATCCAACTCGTTTAAGTACCCTCCTCTGCCGCCACCGGTAGCTCGGAGACAGTGCTCCCCAGGACCCGATCGATGCCGCGCCGGAGCCGCGACGCGACGGCCTGCTGGGAGATGCCGAGCTCCTCGCCCAGCTCCGTCATCGTCACGTCCCGCGGCGAGTTGAAGTACCCCTGGTCGTAGGCGAGCACCAGCGCCTCTCGCTGGGCGTCGGTCAGCGCCGTCTCGGCCGCCGTCTCGATGGGCGTGAGCGCGTGGAGCTTCGTGAGCGTGACCGGGATGTCCAGTTCACGGCAGCGCTGCTGGAAGGCCGCGATGTCGCTCCGGTCGTCCCCGCGGACGTCGAAGGTCCACTGCTTGCTCGTCCCGACGGCCTTGACCAGCGGGACCTGTGTCTCGGTCAGCGCGCTCAGCACGCCGGCGTACTCGAGCGTCCACTCTACGCGCAGCAGGTACTCGTCCGAGACGGAGTCGACGAGGCGGATGTCCACCACGCCAGGGTGGTCGGCGAAGGCCCCCTCGATGTCGTCGACGACCGCTCCGCGGACCCAGAAGTACGGCACCACCACGTCCTGCGCCGGGATGATGCGCTCCAGTTCGACCGTCACGTCCGGCAGTCGGTCGAAGACGGTCCCTAGCGGGAACTCGTCCGACGGAATCGTGAACGTCGCCTCGGTAGCCATTGGACAAGCCTGGGTCTCGAGCCGTAAAGGCTCGTCACACGAGGCGGTGACGACGGCGCCTCACGCCGGCCGCGCCGGCGGCAGCGCCCGCAGCGAGCGCGGCGGCAGGAGGTAGTTGCCGCGGCGCTCGACCGTCATGTACTGGAGGATGCCGTTGTTCGTCCGCTGGCCGACGCCGCTCTCGCCGGCGACGTCGGTGCCGTTCATCGCCTCGCGCGTCTCGGCGAAGTCGCCGATGGTCTCCTGCAGCGAGACGAAGTGCAGCGACGCGCGGCCGTCGTCGGTGGCGTCGAAGTCCCGGCGGATCATCAGGGGGGACCCGTCCTCGCGTGCGCGGGCGGACTTCTGGGAGTGGCCGACCTTGCCGTACTCTCGGGCGTGCTCCTCCGTGTGGGCGGGGCAACTGTGCTCCTCCATCCCCGTCGAGTCGCCCATGTTCTCGCCGGTGCCCTCCACGAGGCCCTCCTCGGCGTGGACGGGGCAGAACATCGTCGCCTCGCGGTGGTAGCGGCTGTCCTGCTCGTACCACTGGTCGAGGTGCAGGCGGATCTTCGAGACGTGCTGGGTGGTGCCGCCGGCGAAGGGGCCCTCGCCGATAGTGACGAAGTCCTCGCTGGCCTGGCTCTTCGAGAAGTCCGACTTGAAGCCCATGTACAGCGGTGCGTCCTCGGACACCTCGCCCTCGGGGACGCCGGCCGCGTCGTCGTTCTCGGCGGGGAGGCCCTCGCCGACGAAGCCGGTCCGCCGGTCGGCCACGGAGAAGACGCCGGAAAGCGAGGCCGGCATCTCGACGCCGTTGAGCGTCGACACCTCGCCTTTCAGCGCCTCCTCGGCGGCCACGACGACCTGCCCGTGGTCGCTGGCCAGGTGGACGGCGGCGTCGGGCGTGTCGAACTCGGGCTCCTCGAAGGGAGCCATCGCTTCGGGTTCGGGCAGGTCGACGCTCCCGGGCAGGTCGGCCTCGAATCGGTCGAAGTAGGACGGCGTGTACCCGACGGTGAAGAGGAGGCCGTCGTTCGAGCGGCGGTAGGCCCGTTCCAGTCCGCGGAAGGACTGCTCGACCTGCTCGCGGTCGGCCTCGGTCGGCGCGCCGTCGCCCTCGTAGTCGAGCAGCAGGAGGGCGTGGTGGCGGGCCGCGGTCACGTTGCCGTGGTCGTCGGTCGAGAGAGACCCGTCCCAGGCGTGCTGGCGGTCCGGCAGCGTCGAGAGGTCTTCGGGCCCCTGCTCGACGTCCGGCTCGCCGAACCGGTCCACGCACGCCGAGAGGGCGGCGGTCCCCCCGATGGCGACCGCGGACTTCAGGAAGCTACGGCGCGGAATGCCACGCTGATCGCTCATCGGGCGTGGTTAGGACCTGACTCGAAAAGCCGTTCTGGTACGGGCGTCGAAAGGGAGGCGCGCCCGGAGGGCGGGCCTCCGAGCGAGCGGGAGTGAGTGGAGCGAACGACACGCGAGCCGCGTGGATTGAGCGGAGCGAGCCGGTTCGAACCCGGTCGGTGCCACCGGTCACCGACGCGTTCAGGTGGCCCGAACCCGTTCGGTCGATGTATGCACGGTGGACAGGCGCCCGCGGTGTACGAGCCGGGGTCGCTCGCGATGGTGGGCGTGATCACGCTCGCGGGACTCGGGGCGGCGGTTCTCCTGGGGCTGGCGCTGGCCGCGTTCGTCCGTCGGCGTTCCCAGCCGTACGTGCTGATCGTCGGCGCCATCGCCGCGCTCCTCGGGCGGTCGGCCGTCGCCGGCCTGTCGCTGGCCGGCCTCCTGCGGCCGGGCCCGCACCACTTCCTCGAACACGGGCTGGACGTCGTCATGGTCGCGCTCATCGTGGCGGCGGTGTACTACGCGCGGACGGTCGACGGCCACAGGGGGGCGAAGACGTGAGCGAGCAGCGCGACCGCATCCGCGAACACCTCGCCGAGTACCCCGGAGAGCACTTCAGCGGGCTGGCGCGGGCACTCGACCTCGCCCCCGGGCAGGTCCAGTACCACCTCAAGCGACTGACCCGAGCCGATCGCGTGGTCGCAGAGCAGCGCTACGGCCGGACCCACTACTACCCGCCCGAGTACGACGAGTGGGAGCGGGCGGCGCTGGCGCTCGTCCGGCGGGAGACGACCCGAGACGTCCTCATCTACCTCCTCGAACGCGGTCCCTCCGCGCCCGCGACGGTGGCCGACGATCTGGAGATCGCCCGGAGCACGCTGGAGTGGCACCTCGACCGCCTCGTCGCCGAGGATGTCGTCGAGAAGGCGCGGGACGATCGGAACCGCGTGACGCTGGTGCTCTCGCGCCCGACGGAGACGGCCCGGCTCCTGCGAGAGGTCGAGCCCGCGCTGCCGGAGCGGCTGGTCGACCGGTTCGCCAGGCTCGTCGACAACCTGCTCTCGGAGTGACCGCGGCGACGCGCGGGACCGGGGCAGTCACTCGTCGGCGCCGACGTCACGCAGCGTCACGGAGTCCGGCACGATCGCGAGCGCGCTCGCCGGCCACTCGTAGTGCGCGAGCGTGAACCCCGCGTCGGGGTTGGCCTCGACCAGGCGCGCGACGCCGCGGGCCGCTGCCTCGTAGGCCTGGGGTGCCAGCCGCTCCGGCGTCTCGGCGTTGAGCGGGTAGGTCTCGGCGAGTGCCCGCGGATAGGGGCCGAAGGGCGCTGCGACCGACCAGCACTCGTCGTAGTCGTCGTCGCGATCGCCCTCGGTGAGCAACACGTCGCCCGACAGGTCGAACCGGTCGAGGCGCTGTCGATGGCGCAGGACCTCCGGTCGGCGGGCGCTCTCGGCCGAGAGGTGGAAGAACGTGTCCTTCGAGACGTGGTCGGTCTCCTCCAGTTGCGCGGCGTGGTCCAGCAGGGCGCGGTAGCCGTCCAGCATGGCCGGGTGAGCGCGTGCGCGCCGATCCACGAGTTCCAGCAGGTCGCCGTCCCGTATGGCCTGCCGGATCGTCCGGATCTCGCCGTAGGTGACGTGGAGGTTATGCCGGGCCAGCAGCTCCTCGCGGCGTTCCTCGGGCGCCTCGCGGAGGTCGTCTGGCGTGTGCTCGACGCAGACGGGACAGTTGCAGGGGAACTGGTGGAGGTCCTCGAAGTGCTCGGTCCCGCCGACGGTGAGGTAGCGGCCGTCGCGGGCGTACAGCGCGTACGCGGCCGAGTCGAACAGGTCACACCCCAGCGCGACCGCCAGCGCGAACATCATGGGATGGCCCGCGCCGAACAGGTGAACTGGCGCGTCCTCGCCCAGTCCGCGTTTACTCGCTGCCACGACGTCTACGAGGTCGTCGTAGCGGTACTCGTTCATCAGCGGGACGACCGCGCCGATCGGGAACACGTCGAGGCCGGTGTCGTGGGCGTGCGCGGCGGCCTCCTCGCGCAGGTCGGGGTAGGTCGATCCCTGGATCGGCGCCGTGACGAGCATGTCGCCCGCGTCGGCGTCTTCGGCGAGCGCGAGGCGCTCCTGCGTGGTGGCGAGCTCCGCCGCTGCCTGCTCGCGGTCGACGTCCGGCGGCGTCGGCACGTCCACCGGCGTCCCGATGTCGCTCCCAATCGCCCGCTGGAACTGGAGGATCTCCTCCGTCGTCACGTCTATCTCGCCGTACTCGGCCAGCTGGAACGAGCCGGAGTCGGTCATGATCGCGCCGTCGAAGTCGAGCAGGTCGTGCAGCCCCCGCTCCAGGGCCGGTTCCCGGAGCTCGTCGCTCCCGTGGAGGATGTAGCTGTTCGTGATCAGGATCTCCGCGCCGAACTCCGCCTCGAGGGTCGCCGGGGAGATCGTCTGGACGTGCGGGTTGACGACCGGCATCAGCGCGGGCGTTCGCACCGTGACGTCCGCCCGCGGGACCTCGAGTTCGCCCAGCCGCCCCGCCGCGTCGTACCGGCGGACCTCGAACGTGTCTCGCATTGGCGGTACTCGGCCCAGCGCCCGCCTAAGGGTTGCGCTTGACCGTTCGCGGGCGGCCGGCTCGCTCTCGCCGCCGATCAGGCGCTTGACTCTCGGTCCGCCGCCCCGTCTGAGGACTGCGCCCCGGCGAACAGTCCAGTCGGATCGTACTCGTCCCGCAGCGCCGCGAGTCGCTCGTAGGACGGCCCGAACGCCCCAGACGCGCCCTCCTCGAAGAAGCCGGGGAAGTTCAGGTACACCGTCCCGTCGGAGAACCGGCACATGTCGGCGACGCAGTCGCGGACCCACTGCACGTTGGCGTCGTCGGTCGCGGGGGCCTCCCAGTTGGCCTCGACGCCCAGGAGGAACGGGGCGCCCCGGCCGGCGAAGGCGCCGGCAGCGGGGTCGGTGCGGTCGATCGCTCCGCCGAGGTGCCAGACGTCGACCGTCGACAGCGGCGAGGGCGCGGCTTCGGCCCAGTCGACGATTCGATCGATCGCTCCGTCGCTCAGGTCCGCCAGGAACAGTGACTTCCAGTAGTAGCGCAGGCCGTCCGGGTAGTCACCGTCGAGGACCTGCTGGAACTCGACGTAGGGCACCGTCCCGCTGACGTCGGCCATGGGCTCAGCGAGCTCTCGGAGGGGCGCCAACGCCCGCTTGCCCTCGTCGACGGGACCGGCGTAACAGGCCATGACGGCAAACTTCTGTCGGTGGAGATCAGTCCCCCGGAACAGGTCTTCCTCCGGCAGTTCGCCGGCGAAGACCAGCGTGCTGACCTCGTCGGGCGCGTCGACGGCGAACGACCGG
This genomic interval from Halomicrobium urmianum contains the following:
- a CDS encoding helix-turn-helix domain-containing protein, with translation MATEATFTIPSDEFPLGTVFDRLPDVTVELERIIPAQDVVVPYFWVRGAVVDDIEGAFADHPGVVDIRLVDSVSDEYLLRVEWTLEYAGVLSALTETQVPLVKAVGTSKQWTFDVRGDDRSDIAAFQQRCRELDIPVTLTKLHALTPIETAAETALTDAQREALVLAYDQGYFNSPRDVTMTELGEELGISQQAVASRLRRGIDRVLGSTVSELPVAAEEGT
- a CDS encoding FAD-binding oxidoreductase, translated to MTTRTIDDERLAQFATDLRGDVIGPDDAAYDDARAVWNGLIDRRPAVIARCRGVADVRAALAFAWAHDLTATVRGGGHNVAGTAVCDGGLVVDLSRMDAVTVDPGGPTARVEGGATWADVDRETQAFGLAVPGGVVSDTGVGGLTLGGGIGHLRRTHGLSCDNLLSVDLVTAGGDVVTASADEHPDLFWGLRGGGGGLGVATAFEFECHPVGPDVATCLVFYSATELRSALRKLRSFAVDAPDEVSTLVFAGELPEEDLFRGTDLHRQKFAVMACYAGPVDEGKRALAPLRELAEPMADVSGTVPYVEFQQVLDGDYPDGLRYYWKSLFLADLSDGAIDRIVDWAEAAPSPLSTVDVWHLGGAIDRTDPAAGAFAGRGAPFLLGVEANWEAPATDDANVQWVRDCVADMCRFSDGTVYLNFPGFFEEGASGAFGPSYERLAALRDEYDPTGLFAGAQSSDGAADRESSA
- the tgtA gene encoding tRNA guanosine(15) transglycosylase TgtA; its protein translation is MRDTFEVRRYDAAGRLGELEVPRADVTVRTPALMPVVNPHVQTISPATLEAEFGAEILITNSYILHGSDELREPALERGLHDLLDFDGAIMTDSGSFQLAEYGEIDVTTEEILQFQRAIGSDIGTPVDVPTPPDVDREQAAAELATTQERLALAEDADAGDMLVTAPIQGSTYPDLREEAAAHAHDTGLDVFPIGAVVPLMNEYRYDDLVDVVAASKRGLGEDAPVHLFGAGHPMMFALAVALGCDLFDSAAYALYARDGRYLTVGGTEHFEDLHQFPCNCPVCVEHTPDDLREAPEERREELLARHNLHVTYGEIRTIRQAIRDGDLLELVDRRARAHPAMLDGYRALLDHAAQLEETDHVSKDTFFHLSAESARRPEVLRHRQRLDRFDLSGDVLLTEGDRDDDYDECWSVAAPFGPYPRALAETYPLNAETPERLAPQAYEAAARGVARLVEANPDAGFTLAHYEWPASALAIVPDSVTLRDVGADE
- a CDS encoding DUF7471 family protein: MHGGQAPAVYEPGSLAMVGVITLAGLGAAVLLGLALAAFVRRRSQPYVLIVGAIAALLGRSAVAGLSLAGLLRPGPHHFLEHGLDVVMVALIVAAVYYARTVDGHRGAKT
- a CDS encoding winged helix-turn-helix transcriptional regulator; translated protein: MSEQRDRIREHLAEYPGEHFSGLARALDLAPGQVQYHLKRLTRADRVVAEQRYGRTHYYPPEYDEWERAALALVRRETTRDVLIYLLERGPSAPATVADDLEIARSTLEWHLDRLVAEDVVEKARDDRNRVTLVLSRPTETARLLREVEPALPERLVDRFARLVDNLLSE
- a CDS encoding sensor histidine kinase, with amino-acid sequence MSSRLLGTDGPPGGDTQLASHWRQVVPALGVLVLITAVARSAVTLADSGILLEAVLDLLLVGTLGAVMLYIGLRLPTTEVRPAYYPRIVLWVAGGVTVMAVVLALRVLHPGVTVQFAFGTQAVFLAIGSLSGLGIGVHEARALDQARRLEEQNDELKRTERKLEEAVTELEASNEQLEQFAYAASHDLQEPLRMVRKYLELVEGRYADDLDEDGREFLAFALDGAERMDETMGGLLEYARVDAESDQSDRVDLDGVLDDVLTDLQMRIEESDAEITREPLPAVEGDERQLRQVFQNLLANAVEYSGDAPPRIHVSVDRDADRWSISVSDEGVGIGPDDAERVFGVFERLDGTENPDGSGIGLALCERIVDGHGGEILVDSEPGEGSTFTVELPA
- a CDS encoding iron transporter, coding for MKRRQFLAGTAAGTLGTLAGCTDLLQRQSTRAPPLVEDRPGAVYVPTHVEGMEMVGVESSGRYSLALFYSFPHRFWTMDGDRTNKVEIQSDDSLHLMASVWDAETETTIPSSNARMVVADNDSGDVVADRRMWPMLSQNMGFHYGDNVPLSGDGVYETTVNFGPVSVRTTGEFAGAFQEQLSPMFRFEFRQDTLEGQVSFERLPDRQGERDAVEPMSMDRVPTPQLPPAAELPGTVLGEGTSGDAKFVATLLDERPEGIDGDGPYLAVSPRTPYNRFPIPMMALSATLEHDGGTAFEGNLTSTLDPDLKYHYGAAVDGVEDGDRLTITADSPPGVSRHEGYETAFLDMSPVEMDVSL
- a CDS encoding Dyp-type peroxidase, whose product is MSDQRGIPRRSFLKSAVAIGGTAALSACVDRFGEPDVEQGPEDLSTLPDRQHAWDGSLSTDDHGNVTAARHHALLLLDYEGDGAPTEADREQVEQSFRGLERAYRRSNDGLLFTVGYTPSYFDRFEADLPGSVDLPEPEAMAPFEEPEFDTPDAAVHLASDHGQVVVAAEEALKGEVSTLNGVEMPASLSGVFSVADRRTGFVGEGLPAENDDAAGVPEGEVSEDAPLYMGFKSDFSKSQASEDFVTIGEGPFAGGTTQHVSKIRLHLDQWYEQDSRYHREATMFCPVHAEEGLVEGTGENMGDSTGMEEHSCPAHTEEHAREYGKVGHSQKSARAREDGSPLMIRRDFDATDDGRASLHFVSLQETIGDFAETREAMNGTDVAGESGVGQRTNNGILQYMTVERRGNYLLPPRSLRALPPARPA